A stretch of DNA from Syntrophales bacterium:
CTATGGAAGTCTGACAAATGCCATACTAACAAATCTTACCGATAAGAAACACCTGGGAATTCACTCCGAGCTAATTAGCGACGGTGTAGTAGAGTTAATGAAAATGGGTGTTATAGACAACTCCCGTAAAACAATCGATCGCGGAAAAACAGTGGCAACGTTCTGTATGGGTAAACGTTCCACGTATGATTTCCTGCACGACAACCCCGCCGTTGAGTTCCACCCGATTGATTACACAAACAACCCACTAATTATAGCTCAGCAGGAGAGAATGGTGGCCATAAATGCCGCTTTGGAGATTGATCTCACGGGACAGGCAACGGCCGAATCTATAGGAAAAGTGTTTTACAGCGGTATTGGAGGACAGGCGGATTTCATGCGCGGTGCCACTATGGCTAAAAAAGGAAAAAGTATTCTCGCCATTCAATCTACAGCAGCAGACGGTAGTGTGTCTCGCATCGTTCCCTACCTAAAGGAGGGGGCAGGTGTGACATTGATCCGGGGAGATATTCATTACGTAGTTACAGAATTTGGTATTGCCTATCTACACGGTAAAAATATCAGAGAAAGGGCGATGGAACTCATCGCCATAGCCCATCCCAAATTTCGTCCATGGCTCATTGCAGAGGCAAAGAAAGCCGGTCTAATATTCCGTGATCAAGCATTCATCCCTGGAAAAAGGGGGATGTACCCAGAGGAGCTGGAAACTTACAGAACAACTAAGACGGGTTTAACACTGTTCTTCAGACCCATAAAGATAAGCGATGAACCCCTTTTAAAGGACTTTATTCATTCCCTTTCTGATCTGAGCCTCTACCGGAGATTTATGACAGCAAGATACGACATGCCCCATGAGAGATTACAAGATTTGGTAGTCATAGATTACACACGGGAAATGGCAATCTTGGCCGTTATAGGTGAAACGGGGAAAGAAAAAATCGTTGGTGTGGGCAGATATTACATTGACGAGGAAACCCACACAGCAGAAGTAGCCTTCGCAGTAAGAGATGATTACCAGAACCAGGGCATCGGGACAGAATTACTCTCCTATCTTACTTATCTGGCAAAAAGACAGGGTTTGTTGGGTTTCACAGCCGAGGTATTCTCCGACAATCTGCCAATGTTGCACGTCTTCGAGAAGGGCGGGTTCATAATTGAGCGCAGAACCATGGCGGGCATAACAGAACTTAAAATGATGTTCAGAGATCAGCAGTAAAAAATAAAAAAGAAACCGCTATGGGTACTGCGGTTTCTCGAATACAAACTCTAAAACATCATCACTTTCTTAGGTTATAATTGTACCACTGACGGGAATTATAAGCCTCTTTGATTACCTTGACCGCCGCATCGAGCTGCAGGTTTTCCGTGTTAACTACAAGATCGTAGTTCGTTGGTTCTGTCATCTCAGCATTAAAATATTTCCTTATAAAAGCTCTGCGATTAGCCTCCGTTCTTAAAACTTCCCTCCTGGCTTCGGCCTCGGATACATTATATTTTCTCATTACATTTTCAATACGAACGGAGAGTGGCGCTACGACCAAAACCCGGAGACACACCTCTTTCGGTAGGATAAAACTTGCCCCGCGCCCCATGATTAAGGCATAACCATGCGTTCCAATGCTGTTGACTACCCTAGTTAATTGATCGAAATATTCATCGGACCACAGGTGTCTCTCACTGAGGGCATGGATCCACTCGTCAAAGATCGAGCGATCTTGCTCGTCAAGTGTGCGCACAATTTTCTCACTCACCTGGGCGTTCTTGGCTATCATTTCCACAATTTCGCTATCAAAAAAATCTATTTTTAAATCTTCTACCAGGAGTTTAGCTATGTTTTGCGCTCCCGCACCTGGAAGTCTTGACATAGTAATGACTGGTCTTATGGGTTTCTTGTATTTTTTCTTCTGCTCCACCTGCCATCTCTTTACCTGTTCTTCTACAATCTTTTCCAGGGAACGTGCGGCTGAATGGATTCTCTCCATTTTAAACCTCCTCTTGCATATAATAAATCGCCATCTGGGCGTCTCTATATACCAGCTCAGTGCGAAAAGCAAAAAGAAAAAGATTTTGGTAGACCTGAATATCGTTTGCATGATAAAAAAATCTTGCTTTTGAAGAATCCTTTTTATGCTTTGGTTATTTCCGTGAATAGCGATATTAGATTTTTATTCGAACCGAGAAATGTAGCGATAATTGGTGCATCACGATCAAGAGGAAAGATCGGTTACAATCTCGTAAGGAATATTTTGTCAGGGGGTTTTAGAGGTAAAGTTTTTCCTGTTAACCCCGCTGGGGGGACACTTCAGGGAATTAAGATGTTCAAAACAATTGAGGATATTGAAGAGGAAATAGATCTTGCATGCATTTGCATTCCTGCACCTAAAGTTTTCAATGCCATTCAAAGCTGTGCCAGAAAAAAGGTCAAATTCGTAGCCATAATAACATCAGGGTTTTCTGAAATCGGAAACACAAAAGAAGAGGAAAAAATTGTTTCCTTCGCCAAAGATCATGGCATGGGGATACTTGGTCCCAATATTTTTGGTCTCTACTCAGCCGCATCCTCTCTCAACTGCACATTCGGTTTTGAACATATCACTCCCGGAAGTGTAGGTATCATCACCCAAAGCGGTGCAATCGGGCTTGCTATTAGTGGTAAAGCGGCCTCTGAAAATATGGGGCTTTCTGCGATGGTTTCCATCGGTAACAAAGCCGATATAGATGAAGCAGATCTTTTGGAGTATCTCATATACCAGGATCAGACAAAAGTGGTTTTAATGTATATCGAAGGTATAAAGAATGGAGAAAAGTTTATTCAAAAGGTGAAACGGGC
This window harbors:
- a CDS encoding cytidylate kinase-like family protein — its product is MERIHSAARSLEKIVEEQVKRWQVEQKKKYKKPIRPVITMSRLPGAGAQNIAKLLVEDLKIDFFDSEIVEMIAKNAQVSEKIVRTLDEQDRSIFDEWIHALSERHLWSDEYFDQLTRVVNSIGTHGYALIMGRGASFILPKEVCLRVLVVAPLSVRIENVMRKYNVSEAEARREVLRTEANRRAFIRKYFNAEMTEPTNYDLVVNTENLQLDAAVKVIKEAYNSRQWYNYNLRK
- a CDS encoding GNAT family N-acetyltransferase; this encodes MPMDYWRKVYPHKFASEDEIFSHIRRGNTIFIGSACAEPQYLVNRLVSYVESKPKAIFDAEVIHVRTLGVAPYTQEKFKANFRHNSFFIGDTTREAVNRGLADYTPIFLHQVTSLIYQDLLRIDVALIQTSPPDFHGYMSLGISVDIVMAAVEKAKLVIAQVNSRMPRIHGNTFIHINDVDFIVPHDEELLEYSPKVETEVVQRIGKHIAKLVEDGDTLQIGYGSLTNAILTNLTDKKHLGIHSELISDGVVELMKMGVIDNSRKTIDRGKTVATFCMGKRSTYDFLHDNPAVEFHPIDYTNNPLIIAQQERMVAINAALEIDLTGQATAESIGKVFYSGIGGQADFMRGATMAKKGKSILAIQSTAADGSVSRIVPYLKEGAGVTLIRGDIHYVVTEFGIAYLHGKNIRERAMELIAIAHPKFRPWLIAEAKKAGLIFRDQAFIPGKRGMYPEELETYRTTKTGLTLFFRPIKISDEPLLKDFIHSLSDLSLYRRFMTARYDMPHERLQDLVVIDYTREMAILAVIGETGKEKIVGVGRYYIDEETHTAEVAFAVRDDYQNQGIGTELLSYLTYLAKRQGLLGFTAEVFSDNLPMLHVFEKGGFIIERRTMAGITELKMMFRDQQ